The following proteins come from a genomic window of Maniola hyperantus chromosome 8, iAphHyp1.2, whole genome shotgun sequence:
- the LOC117984576 gene encoding uncharacterized protein: MGDEYYLQHPRNQKFYERLTFLMSFASLGDRRLMGYEKPPRLSFINTKIMKYFGPVCVISQLMYLYANYGELTFDILGIIFSIFPATCLANVNIASSRLKSYKRLIGTLFTEIHLHTVYKENKDEYVKSKLLKTERYTRWTTCYLVFFFMISWLGWICITAVNNYNNKELVLNHTARLQTCVFLWLPLDYSYNFEYWYVIHTINFHIVGCGVTVIAVFQSLNNIFFYNLIGHIQILKHKIKTDFEGNLSDVEVHGRLVKIIKYHSFITHVFKEVEYAFGFNVIANYTQNLVGNSIVLYQLMYGGRENMMLYITMIMAYTGGPILMSFVLEEVKKQADDLPEVVYSMPWENMSVSNQKTVLLILQRVQIVFEFEALGILIAGVKPMLSILKTTFSYYVMLETTMSMNS; this comes from the exons ATGGGGGACGAATATTactt ACAGCATCCAAGGAACCAAAAATTCTACGAGAGGCTAACCTTTTTAATGAGTTTCGCAAGCCTTGGCGATCGGAGGCTCATGGGATACGAGAAGCCTCCGAGATTGTCGTTCATCAAcactaaaatcatgaaatacttCGGCCCGGTGTGCGTCATCTCGCAACTAATGTATTTATACGCTAATTACGGTGAACTTACTTTTGACATATTGGGGATTATTTTCTCGATCTTTCCCGCTACTTGTTTGGCTAAT GTGAACATTGCGTCATCTAGACTGAAAAGCTATAAACGACTCATTGGGACGCTATTCACTGAAATCCACCTGCACACTGTTTACAAAGAAAATAAGGATGAATATGTGAAAAgc aaacttcTTAAAACCGAGCGCTACACACGATGGACGACCTGCTATTTAGTATTCTTTTTCATGATCAGTTGGCTAGGGTGGATTTGTATAACTGCAGTGAACAACTATAACAACAAAGAACTAG TTCTCAACCACACCGCTAGACTTCAAACTTGCGTATTTTTATGGTTACCTCTTGACTATAGTTACAATTTCGAATATTGGTATGTCATACATACCATCAATTTTCATATCGTCGGCTGCGGTGTGACTGTAATTGCAGTATTTCAATCTCTGAACAACATATTCTTTTATAATCTCATCGGACATATTCAAATattgaaacataaaataaaaactgattttgAAGGGAACTTAAGTGACGTTGAAGTTCATGGCAGGCTTGTTAAAATTATCAAGTACCATTCGTTTATTACACA TGTATTCAAGGAAGTGGAATATGCATTTGGTTTCAACGTTATAGCAAATTATACTCAAAATCTTGTTGGAAATAGTATTGTTCTTTATCAACTTATGTATGGg GGAAGAGAAAATATGATGTTATACATAACAATGATTATGGCATACACTGGTGGACCAATTTTGATGTCGTTCGTACTCGAGGAAGTTAAAAAACAG GCCGATGATCTGCCGGAAGTAGTATACAGTATGCCGTGGGAAAACATGTCGGTATCCAATCAGAAGACTGTGCTACTTATTTTACAGCGGGTACAGATTGTATTCGAGTTTGAGGCACTTGGAATATTGATTGCCGGTGTGAAACCGATGCTTTCG ATACTGAAAACAACATTTTCGTATTACGTGATGCTGGAAACCACTATGTCAATGAattcttaa